The following coding sequences lie in one Alloacidobacterium dinghuense genomic window:
- a CDS encoding ATP synthase F0 subunit B, whose protein sequence is MTRSLKIRFVTFMAALALLAGAAPRAFSQEQPAHAPNVDSRYEHMDAPETHAQEEQYRHSKSVQFIAKVMHTDTETAAKIFEDLNSAIIWIGVIWLLVKVLPKAFRARSEKIQKELVDAHSATEEAKRRLSAVEARLARLDSEIEAIRKQAEHDSAEDEKRIKASLEEERKRIVESAEQEIEAFGSAAQRELKRFAAELAVDRALQRIHLGADADRILVQEFTADLAGTQTKGGQN, encoded by the coding sequence TTGACGCGTAGCTTGAAGATCAGGTTTGTAACATTCATGGCCGCCCTGGCGCTGCTGGCCGGAGCCGCTCCGCGTGCCTTCAGCCAGGAGCAGCCGGCGCATGCCCCGAACGTTGACTCCCGGTATGAGCACATGGATGCGCCGGAGACCCATGCTCAGGAAGAGCAGTATCGGCATTCGAAGTCGGTGCAGTTTATCGCCAAGGTAATGCATACGGACACGGAAACCGCGGCGAAGATTTTTGAAGATCTCAATTCGGCGATCATCTGGATTGGAGTCATCTGGCTTCTGGTGAAGGTGCTGCCCAAGGCTTTCCGTGCGCGGTCGGAGAAAATTCAGAAAGAACTTGTTGACGCCCACTCGGCGACCGAAGAGGCTAAGAGACGGCTGAGCGCGGTTGAAGCTCGACTGGCCCGGCTGGATTCCGAGATCGAGGCCATTCGCAAGCAGGCCGAACATGACAGCGCCGAGGACGAGAAGCGCATCAAGGCGTCGCTTGAAGAGGAGCGCAAGCGCATTGTCGAGTCTGCCGAACAGGAGATTGAGGCCTTCGGATCAGCGGCGCAACGGGAGCTGAAGCGATTTGCTGCCGAACTGGCGGTGGACCGGGCCTTGCAGCGGATTCATCTGGGCGCAGATGCTGATCGCATTCTGGTGCAGGAATTCACCGCTGATCTGGCCGGCACCCAGACGAAGGGGGGGCAGAACTGA
- the atpH gene encoding ATP synthase F1 subunit delta produces the protein MAAIAGPYARAFADVVFEAHLNARDVQKQLDDFVAAWRESADLREVFLDPSFPADQKVSILDKLNTRLGLSAQVRNFIAVLIQHDRLNMLDEVLTEYRREVNQRLGISEVHVTSARLLEADERRGIEQKVAKMTGTQVQATFHEDKSLLGGVVVRVDSTVYDGSVKGRLDRLKAQLAS, from the coding sequence ATGGCCGCAATTGCCGGTCCTTATGCCCGCGCCTTTGCCGATGTTGTGTTTGAGGCTCATCTGAACGCGCGCGACGTTCAGAAGCAGCTGGATGATTTTGTTGCGGCGTGGCGCGAGAGCGCCGATCTACGCGAGGTCTTTCTTGACCCCTCATTTCCGGCGGACCAGAAGGTTTCGATTCTGGACAAGCTGAACACGCGTCTGGGGTTGTCGGCGCAGGTGCGGAATTTTATCGCGGTGCTGATTCAGCACGATCGGTTGAATATGCTCGATGAAGTTCTGACCGAATACCGCCGGGAAGTGAATCAGCGCCTGGGTATCTCTGAAGTGCACGTAACCAGTGCGCGTCTGCTAGAAGCAGATGAGCGGCGGGGTATTGAACAAAAGGTGGCGAAAATGACGGGCACCCAGGTGCAGGCCACCTTTCACGAAGATAAATCGCTGCTTGGAGGCGTGGTGGTCCGCGTGGACAGCACTGTCTATGACGGGTCCGTCAAGGGACGGCTGGACCGTCTGAAAGCGCAGCTTGCCAGCTAG
- the atpA gene encoding F0F1 ATP synthase subunit alpha → MAQIKADEITQLLKEQIQNYDSKIRVDEVGTIIALGDGIARIHGLDKVMYGEMLEFPHDVAGLAMNLEEEQVGAILMGEYTKLSEGDQVKRTGKILSVPVGEAVVGRVVDALGQPIDDKGPIHSSEFLPVERLAPGVVDRQSVREPMMTGLKAVDSMIPIGRGQRELIIGDRQTGKTAIALDTIINNAKNDLICIYCAIGQKRSSVASVVQTLTENGAMDYTVVVAATASEPAPMLYLAPYAATSIGEYFRDKGKHALVIYDDLSKHAVAYREISLLLRRPPGREAYPGDVFYLHSRMLERSSKLSKEKGGGSLTALPIIETQAGDVSAYIPTNVISITDGQIFLETDLFNSGIRPAVNVGLSVSRVGFSAAMKAIKQVGATLKLDLAQYRELAAFSQFGSDLDKVTQNQLNRGQRLTELLKQPQFEPLTAEHQVAILFAGTQGLLDDVKVQDIRAFEDGFHKYLDSTQAALLKDIGEKKSLDDDLRSRLKDAINEYKQNFFAEHQDSQVAAAAKKEPDQAKSSDMKKESGNSKGASAKPSSEQAEPVAARK, encoded by the coding sequence ATGGCTCAGATTAAAGCAGACGAAATTACGCAGCTCCTTAAAGAGCAGATTCAGAATTACGACTCGAAGATCCGCGTGGATGAGGTGGGCACGATCATTGCCCTGGGCGATGGTATTGCCCGCATTCACGGCCTCGACAAGGTCATGTATGGCGAGATGCTCGAGTTTCCCCACGATGTGGCCGGGCTCGCTATGAACCTGGAAGAGGAGCAGGTGGGCGCCATTCTGATGGGCGAATACACCAAGCTCAGCGAGGGCGACCAGGTAAAGCGCACCGGCAAGATTCTGAGTGTGCCTGTTGGCGAGGCCGTGGTTGGCCGCGTGGTCGACGCCCTGGGCCAGCCCATCGACGACAAGGGACCGATCCACTCATCCGAATTCCTGCCCGTGGAACGACTTGCTCCAGGTGTCGTCGACCGCCAGTCGGTGCGCGAGCCAATGATGACCGGTCTCAAGGCGGTCGACAGCATGATTCCAATTGGCCGCGGACAGCGCGAACTGATCATTGGGGACCGCCAGACGGGAAAGACGGCGATTGCGCTCGACACGATCATCAATAACGCGAAGAACGACCTGATCTGCATCTACTGCGCGATTGGGCAGAAGCGCTCCTCGGTCGCTTCGGTAGTGCAGACGCTGACCGAAAACGGCGCGATGGATTACACCGTCGTCGTTGCGGCGACCGCCTCTGAGCCTGCGCCGATGCTCTATCTTGCGCCCTATGCCGCCACGTCAATCGGTGAGTACTTCCGTGACAAGGGCAAGCATGCGCTGGTGATCTACGACGATCTTTCCAAGCACGCCGTGGCGTACCGCGAAATTTCGCTGCTGCTGCGCCGTCCGCCGGGCCGCGAAGCGTATCCGGGTGACGTGTTCTATCTCCACTCGCGCATGCTGGAGCGCTCGTCTAAGCTGAGCAAGGAAAAGGGCGGAGGCTCGCTGACAGCTCTGCCGATTATTGAAACGCAGGCGGGTGACGTTTCGGCCTACATTCCGACCAACGTGATTTCGATCACGGACGGGCAGATCTTCCTTGAAACCGATCTGTTCAACTCGGGCATCCGTCCGGCGGTCAACGTCGGGCTTTCGGTGTCGCGCGTCGGATTCTCGGCGGCCATGAAGGCGATCAAGCAGGTTGGCGCGACGCTGAAGCTTGACTTGGCACAGTATCGCGAACTCGCAGCGTTCTCACAGTTCGGCAGCGATCTGGACAAGGTTACGCAGAATCAGCTCAACCGCGGTCAGCGCCTTACTGAACTGCTGAAACAGCCGCAGTTCGAGCCGCTGACGGCGGAGCATCAGGTCGCGATTCTGTTTGCCGGAACGCAGGGCCTGCTCGATGACGTCAAGGTGCAGGATATTCGGGCGTTTGAGGACGGATTCCATAAGTATCTGGATTCGACGCAGGCGGCGCTGCTTAAGGACATCGGCGAGAAGAAGTCGCTGGACGATGATTTGCGGAGCCGCCTGAAGGATGCGATTAACGAGTACAAGCAGAACTTCTTCGCGGAACACCAGGATTCCCAGGTTGCGGCAGCGGCAAAGAAGGAGCCCGATCAGGCGAAGTCATCGGATATGAAGAAGGAATCGGGAAACTCAAAAGGCGCTTCTGCGAAACCATCATCGGAACAGGCGGAGCCTGTGGCGGCCAGGAAATAA
- a CDS encoding F0F1 ATP synthase subunit gamma — protein MANVLDLRRRIRSIKNTRQITKAMKMVAAAKLRRAQERAFASRPYVTMMASVLQSLKRRIEIYDPETGEVRHPLLLTRPEKNVLLLVISGEGGFAGAFNANIIKAATNFIAAHPDEHIDIEAIGRKGRDILRRRYPAAQYLDAQKQTEEDRLSRGERKSGGAIEIMDDHYRNILHKITFDEVRELGREIVTLYSREKIDAVYVVYNEFKSVIQQRVVVERILPIVEIGKQQVAAAEEMTREERERAAQAAASAGISPGSEEASAAAKEAEEEAQRFGTADIDYIYEQDPKDLFNAILPRYIGTLLYHAMIESVAAEFAARMTAMDSATNNASDLIDHYTLLMNRVRQAAITKELIEIVSGAAAL, from the coding sequence ATGGCAAACGTTCTCGACTTAAGAAGGCGCATTCGCAGTATCAAGAACACGCGCCAGATTACCAAGGCCATGAAGATGGTGGCCGCAGCCAAGCTGCGCCGGGCGCAGGAGCGCGCGTTTGCGTCGCGACCATACGTAACGATGATGGCGAGCGTGCTGCAGTCGCTCAAGCGTCGCATTGAGATTTATGACCCCGAAACCGGCGAAGTGCGGCATCCGCTGCTGCTCACGCGTCCGGAAAAGAATGTGTTGTTGCTGGTGATATCCGGTGAAGGCGGATTTGCCGGGGCATTCAACGCGAACATCATCAAGGCGGCCACGAACTTTATTGCAGCGCATCCGGATGAGCACATCGATATTGAAGCGATTGGCCGCAAGGGGCGCGACATCCTGAGGCGGCGGTATCCTGCGGCGCAGTATCTGGATGCCCAAAAGCAAACGGAAGAAGATCGCCTGTCTCGCGGTGAGCGCAAGAGTGGCGGCGCAATTGAGATAATGGATGACCATTATCGCAATATCCTGCACAAGATTACGTTTGATGAAGTACGCGAACTTGGCCGGGAGATCGTTACACTCTACAGCCGGGAAAAGATCGACGCTGTCTATGTGGTCTACAACGAATTCAAGTCGGTGATCCAGCAGCGCGTTGTCGTGGAACGGATTCTTCCCATCGTTGAGATCGGAAAACAACAGGTTGCTGCCGCCGAAGAGATGACGCGAGAAGAGCGCGAGCGCGCAGCCCAAGCTGCAGCGTCGGCCGGGATCAGTCCAGGTTCGGAAGAGGCGAGTGCCGCAGCCAAGGAGGCTGAGGAAGAGGCGCAGCGTTTTGGCACGGCGGATATCGACTACATCTACGAGCAGGACCCGAAAGATCTATTCAACGCGATTCTGCCACGGTATATCGGCACTCTGCTGTATCACGCGATGATCGAGTCAGTAGCGGCGGAATTTGCTGCGCGTATGACAGCGATGGATTCGGCGACAAACAACGCGTCGGACCTGATTGACCACTACACGCTTTTGATGAATCGCGTTCGGCAGGCGGCGATTACCAAGGAACTAATCGAAATTGTGAGCGGCGCAGCCGCACTGTAG
- the atpD gene encoding F0F1 ATP synthase subunit beta gives MAENIGKVIKIAGPAVDVQFEEAKMPPIYQALRVVSDGFTVPNPINVILEVQQHLGEGRVRCVAMQATEGMVRGMNAIDLGGPITVPVGHETLGRVLNVIGEPVDELGPVNAKVHMPIHRPAPAFDEQSTHEEMFETGVKVIDLIQPFLKGGKIGLFGGAGVGKTVIIQELINNVALKHGGFSVFAGVGERTREGNDLWIEFQEAGVIDLKDFKKSKAALIYGQMTEPPGARLRVALTGLTVAEYFRDHEGADTLLFIDNIFRFTQAGSEVSTLLGRMPSAVGYQPNLSTEMGELQERITSTKKGSVTSVQAVYVPADDLTDPAPATTFAHLDATTVLSRPLSELGIYPAVDPLASTSRILSPRIVGQEHYDVAQGVKRILQRYKDLQDIIAILGIDELSEEDKLTVQRARKIQRFLSQPFHVAEQFTGIPGAYVKIEDTVRSFKEVLDGKHDSIPEQAFYLKGSIEQVLEAAEKMKATA, from the coding sequence ATGGCAGAGAACATTGGCAAAGTCATCAAGATCGCGGGGCCAGCGGTCGACGTACAGTTTGAAGAGGCGAAGATGCCTCCGATTTATCAGGCATTGCGCGTCGTGAGCGACGGCTTTACCGTGCCGAACCCCATCAACGTCATTTTGGAAGTGCAGCAGCACCTGGGCGAAGGCCGCGTGCGCTGCGTTGCCATGCAGGCGACTGAAGGGATGGTGCGTGGTATGAACGCCATCGACCTCGGTGGCCCCATCACCGTTCCCGTGGGCCACGAGACGTTGGGACGCGTGCTGAACGTGATCGGCGAGCCGGTCGACGAACTTGGTCCGGTAAACGCGAAGGTCCACATGCCGATTCACCGTCCCGCTCCTGCCTTCGATGAGCAATCGACGCACGAAGAGATGTTTGAGACCGGAGTGAAGGTTATCGACCTCATCCAGCCCTTTTTGAAGGGCGGCAAGATTGGCCTCTTCGGGGGCGCTGGTGTGGGCAAGACGGTCATCATTCAGGAGTTGATCAACAACGTTGCGCTCAAGCACGGCGGCTTCTCGGTCTTTGCCGGGGTGGGCGAGCGTACCCGTGAAGGAAATGATCTTTGGATTGAGTTCCAGGAAGCGGGCGTTATCGACCTGAAGGACTTCAAGAAGTCGAAGGCTGCGCTGATCTATGGTCAGATGACCGAGCCGCCAGGTGCGCGTCTGCGTGTGGCGCTGACCGGACTCACCGTCGCTGAATACTTCCGCGACCATGAAGGCGCAGACACGCTGCTCTTCATCGACAACATTTTCCGCTTTACGCAGGCGGGTTCTGAAGTATCGACGCTACTGGGGCGCATGCCTTCGGCTGTCGGTTACCAGCCGAATCTCTCGACCGAGATGGGCGAGTTGCAGGAGCGCATTACATCGACCAAGAAGGGCTCGGTCACGTCGGTACAGGCTGTGTACGTTCCGGCTGACGATCTTACCGATCCGGCTCCGGCGACAACCTTTGCTCACCTCGACGCGACGACGGTTCTTTCGAGGCCTCTGTCTGAACTGGGCATTTATCCTGCTGTCGATCCACTGGCTTCGACCTCGCGTATTCTTTCGCCGCGTATCGTCGGGCAGGAGCACTACGACGTGGCGCAGGGCGTGAAGCGGATTCTGCAGCGTTACAAGGACTTGCAGGACATCATCGCGATTCTAGGTATCGACGAGCTTTCAGAAGAAGACAAGCTTACCGTGCAGCGCGCGCGCAAGATTCAACGCTTCCTCTCGCAGCCGTTCCATGTTGCGGAGCAGTTCACCGGTATTCCGGGCGCCTACGTCAAGATCGAAGACACAGTGCGCAGCTTCAAGGAAGTGCTCGACGGCAAGCATGACAGCATTCCCGAACAGGCCTTTTACCTGAAGGGCTCGATTGAGCAAGTGCTCGAAGCGGCTGAGAAGATGAAGGCGACTGCGTAG
- the atpC gene encoding ATP synthase F1 subunit epsilon translates to MPDQLQVRLVTPERILVDSTADAVELPAPNGYIEVLFGHTPLLSELGAGEVRLHGGHAGEQRYNVNWGFVEVLPERVTILAESALKPEEIDTGRAQEQLERGQKLWSEAGEDAEKYDEANHVIAEAESKLASAASKS, encoded by the coding sequence ATGCCAGATCAACTGCAAGTACGGTTGGTGACTCCGGAGCGCATCCTTGTCGATTCGACGGCAGATGCGGTTGAGTTGCCAGCGCCTAACGGATACATTGAGGTGCTCTTCGGGCACACGCCGTTGCTCTCTGAACTCGGTGCTGGCGAGGTGCGACTGCACGGCGGTCATGCAGGTGAGCAACGATACAACGTGAATTGGGGATTCGTTGAGGTGCTTCCCGAGCGTGTAACGATTCTCGCCGAGAGCGCGTTGAAGCCGGAAGAGATCGATACCGGGCGGGCCCAAGAGCAGCTCGAACGCGGTCAGAAATTATGGAGCGAAGCGGGCGAGGATGCCGAGAAGTATGATGAGGCGAATCACGTGATTGCCGAGGCGGAATCGAAACTGGCGAGTGCCGCGTCGAAATCGTAA
- a CDS encoding Stp1/IreP family PP2C-type Ser/Thr phosphatase encodes MPQEQMLMEAAALTDVGRIRSGNEDSYGLCYEAGFFVVCDGMGGAAAGEVASQVTVAAVMEKVCAETVSDPRQALETAIAESNRQVFSRAERESSLHGMGTTLVALLVREGCVWIAHVGDSRCYRLRAGALERMTQDHSLVDEQIRLGQMTPEEAEVSPFRNVITRAIGTREHVTPDIQEVATEHGDLFLLCSDGLTKEVPEPRMAELLCGDISDLQALCQALIQDANDSGGSDNITAILVRIS; translated from the coding sequence ATGCCTCAAGAACAGATGCTTATGGAAGCTGCAGCGCTGACGGATGTTGGACGTATTCGTTCCGGAAATGAAGATAGTTATGGGCTTTGCTACGAGGCCGGCTTTTTTGTAGTGTGCGATGGCATGGGCGGGGCCGCCGCGGGAGAAGTGGCGAGCCAGGTGACGGTGGCGGCCGTAATGGAGAAAGTCTGCGCTGAAACAGTCAGCGATCCGCGGCAGGCGCTCGAGACTGCGATTGCAGAATCCAACCGTCAGGTCTTTTCGCGTGCCGAACGCGAGTCCTCCTTGCATGGAATGGGCACGACCCTTGTGGCGCTACTGGTGCGCGAGGGCTGTGTGTGGATTGCCCACGTTGGAGACAGCCGTTGTTATCGGCTTCGCGCGGGCGCGTTGGAGCGTATGACGCAGGATCATTCCCTTGTCGATGAGCAGATACGCCTGGGACAGATGACGCCTGAGGAGGCGGAAGTGTCACCGTTTCGCAACGTGATTACGCGGGCGATCGGGACGCGTGAGCACGTGACGCCGGATATTCAGGAAGTGGCCACCGAGCATGGTGATCTCTTTCTGCTGTGTTCGGACGGATTGACGAAAGAAGTTCCCGAACCGCGAATGGCCGAACTTCTTTGTGGAGATATTTCCGACTTGCAGGCGCTGTGCCAGGCGCTGATTCAAGATGCGAATGACTCGGGTGGAAGCGACAACATCACTGCGATTCTAGTGAGGATTTCTTAG
- a CDS encoding 3-hydroxybutyryl-CoA dehydrogenase — translation MSEIKVVGVLGAGTMGNGIAHVFARGGFDVRLCEVEQRLLDRGIETIRKNLDREAAKGKITADEVAASLKRIQGTLDRQSLAACDFVVEAATEKFEIKSQLFAELDSILPKDVILASNTSSISITKLAAQTERPEQIIGMHFFNPVPVMKLVEVIRGLQTSQATYDTVKALAEKLDKTPVEVNDAPGFVSNRVLMPLLNEAMYAVMEGVATPEAVDEVFKLGMAHPMGPLTLADFIGLDVCLDIMRVLHDGLGDPKYRPCPLLIRMVDAGWLGRKSGRGFYQYE, via the coding sequence ATGAGTGAGATCAAGGTGGTCGGCGTGCTTGGCGCGGGAACCATGGGGAACGGCATTGCGCACGTGTTTGCGCGCGGCGGATTTGATGTGCGGTTGTGTGAGGTGGAACAGCGACTTCTCGATCGCGGCATTGAGACCATCCGGAAGAATCTTGATCGCGAAGCGGCTAAAGGAAAGATCACGGCAGATGAAGTTGCTGCTTCGTTAAAGAGGATTCAGGGGACCCTTGATCGGCAGTCGCTCGCGGCTTGCGATTTTGTTGTTGAGGCTGCCACTGAGAAGTTTGAAATCAAGAGCCAGCTTTTTGCGGAACTGGATTCGATTCTGCCCAAGGACGTCATCCTGGCGTCAAACACATCATCAATTTCTATCACCAAGCTCGCCGCACAGACCGAGCGGCCAGAGCAGATTATCGGCATGCACTTTTTCAATCCGGTGCCGGTGATGAAGTTGGTCGAAGTGATTCGCGGCCTCCAGACTTCTCAGGCGACCTATGACACGGTGAAGGCGCTGGCCGAAAAGCTTGACAAGACTCCCGTCGAGGTCAACGATGCCCCCGGCTTTGTTTCAAATCGTGTGCTGATGCCGCTGCTCAACGAGGCAATGTATGCGGTGATGGAGGGCGTCGCTACGCCGGAGGCCGTGGATGAGGTCTTCAAGCTGGGGATGGCGCATCCCATGGGACCGCTGACGTTGGCGGATTTTATCGGGCTCGATGTCTGTCTCGACATCATGCGCGTGTTACACGACGGGCTCGGCGATCCGAAATACAGGCCGTGCCCGCTCCTGATTCGCATGGTGGACGCGGGTTGGCTGGGGCGCAAGAGCGGCCGCGGCTTCTATCAGTACGAGTAA
- a CDS encoding cupin domain-containing protein: MTTDTIKETTAPGDSAQFDLLSEIADSEKKKPWQSGLYAKTLDKRADFRTVLITMERGARMKEHHTDGTISIHVLKGAIRVNVQGQARQLNTAGLFTLAPSIKHDIESLEGSAFLLTISWPTSEKLRSLEHRGYGT; the protein is encoded by the coding sequence ATGACAACAGACACGATCAAAGAGACCACCGCGCCGGGCGACTCCGCGCAGTTCGATTTATTGAGCGAGATTGCCGATTCGGAAAAGAAAAAGCCCTGGCAATCGGGCCTCTACGCGAAAACACTCGACAAGCGAGCCGACTTCCGCACCGTTCTCATCACTATGGAACGCGGCGCCCGCATGAAAGAACATCACACTGACGGCACCATTTCCATTCACGTGCTCAAGGGCGCCATCCGCGTCAACGTGCAAGGACAGGCGCGCCAGTTGAACACCGCCGGCCTCTTCACGCTTGCCCCGTCCATCAAGCATGATATCGAATCGCTCGAGGGGTCAGCGTTTTTGCTCACCATCTCGTGGCCGACCAGCGAAAAACTCCGCTCGCTGGAACACCGTGGCTATGGCACCTAG
- a CDS encoding phosphotransferase produces MKTMDALSTRAVAAATTVARKLGLRCNDEPELLADGSNVLVHLRPSPVVARVATTTGLVRKPAQDWLALDLDLAGFLAGRNFPVVAPSTEVPSGPHISDDLALTFWEYVEHDRGYVSNALETGAFLRELHAELRGFRGNLRHLSPFTEIPQWLDEVEEWGAVAAADLAMLRRGYAAILVRIDALALPEQALHGDAHKKNVLKTSRGLVWTDFEDACRGPIAWDVACFVRTSGEERKNALASYDVVIEPEHLEPFFEARDLQGAVWGAILSTRFADRRARAEEWMAVCRERYASTSD; encoded by the coding sequence ATGAAAACAATGGATGCGTTGAGCACGCGTGCTGTTGCCGCTGCGACGACCGTTGCGCGGAAACTCGGACTCAGGTGTAACGACGAACCAGAGCTGCTCGCCGACGGCAGCAATGTTCTGGTGCATTTGCGGCCTTCGCCCGTAGTTGCGCGGGTGGCCACGACTACGGGGCTGGTTCGTAAACCGGCACAGGATTGGTTGGCGCTTGATCTAGATCTTGCCGGTTTCCTTGCTGGCCGGAATTTTCCCGTGGTCGCGCCAAGCACTGAGGTCCCTTCAGGGCCGCATATCTCGGACGATCTCGCGCTTACCTTCTGGGAATATGTCGAACATGATCGCGGCTATGTGTCAAATGCGCTGGAAACGGGTGCGTTCTTGCGGGAACTACATGCAGAATTGCGCGGTTTTCGCGGCAATCTGAGGCATTTAAGCCCGTTCACCGAGATTCCGCAGTGGCTTGATGAAGTAGAAGAGTGGGGGGCGGTCGCAGCAGCCGATCTGGCGATGCTGCGACGGGGATATGCAGCGATTTTGGTACGGATTGACGCCTTGGCGTTGCCAGAGCAAGCGCTGCACGGCGATGCTCACAAGAAAAACGTGCTCAAGACAAGCCGAGGATTGGTGTGGACAGATTTTGAAGATGCGTGCCGTGGACCAATTGCATGGGACGTGGCGTGCTTTGTTCGCACTTCGGGTGAAGAGAGAAAGAATGCGCTGGCGAGCTACGACGTGGTGATTGAGCCGGAACATCTGGAGCCGTTCTTTGAAGCCCGTGACCTTCAGGGGGCGGTATGGGGCGCGATTCTTTCGACGCGATTTGCTGACCGGCGGGCGCGGGCAGAGGAGTGGATGGCCGTTTGTCGAGAGCGGTACGCATCGACTTCTGATTGA
- a CDS encoding MBL fold metallo-hydrolase — translation MVRMTVLASGSKGNSTVVSNTRTRILVDAGMSCREIFKRMRSVGEDPETLDAILITHEHQDHVQGLQVTARKLGIPVYFTEATHRAWMRWMTPRKRLTYAEWLAQRQQEAAQKKAEAEKSGSEPDAEAEDPFYREAELAECAAEEEEERKADDKVEGDPCALPGVEYFRAGTHFSIGDIAISAFTIPHDAVDPVGFVFQTESIRIGLATDLGYMPPNVSLQLRGCDVLMLESNHDLEMLRDGPYPWSVKQRVMSRVGHLSNDAAAKFLETHYDGQASYVVLAHLSESNNLPELARVAAEYALRDRMSLLGNRLVLAEQRTATESIVL, via the coding sequence ATGGTTCGAATGACGGTGCTGGCCAGCGGGTCGAAGGGCAACAGCACCGTTGTCTCCAACACGCGCACGCGGATTCTGGTAGATGCGGGCATGTCCTGCCGCGAGATTTTCAAGCGCATGCGCTCGGTGGGCGAAGATCCGGAGACGCTGGACGCGATTCTCATCACGCACGAGCATCAAGACCATGTGCAGGGCTTGCAGGTGACGGCGCGCAAGCTGGGGATTCCTGTTTATTTCACAGAGGCGACACATCGAGCGTGGATGCGCTGGATGACTCCACGCAAGCGTCTGACTTATGCCGAATGGCTGGCACAGCGGCAGCAGGAGGCAGCGCAGAAGAAAGCAGAAGCGGAGAAGAGCGGGTCAGAACCGGATGCTGAAGCGGAGGACCCCTTTTATCGCGAGGCAGAGTTGGCCGAATGTGCTGCAGAGGAAGAAGAGGAACGAAAGGCCGACGACAAGGTCGAGGGTGATCCCTGTGCTTTGCCAGGGGTGGAATATTTTCGGGCTGGTACCCACTTTTCAATTGGCGATATCGCGATCAGCGCCTTTACGATTCCGCATGATGCTGTGGATCCAGTGGGATTTGTCTTCCAGACTGAGAGCATTCGCATTGGGCTGGCCACCGATCTTGGGTACATGCCTCCGAACGTCAGTCTGCAGCTTCGCGGATGCGATGTGCTCATGCTGGAGTCGAATCATGATTTAGAGATGCTGCGGGATGGACCGTATCCCTGGTCGGTGAAGCAGCGGGTCATGTCGCGTGTGGGGCATCTGTCGAATGATGCCGCCGCAAAATTTCTTGAGACGCATTATGACGGACAAGCGTCTTATGTTGTTCTGGCGCATCTATCAGAGAGCAATAACCTGCCCGAACTAGCCCGGGTGGCTGCAGAGTATGCTTTGCGCGACCGTATGAGCTTGTTGGGAAACAGGTTAGTGCTGGCGGAACAACGAACGGCAACAGAGTCTATTGTGTTGTAA
- a CDS encoding putative colanic acid biosynthesis acetyltransferase, with amino-acid sequence MTAPSRSFEPNDRIAITGPVQDLSAHHLPPNFRGRPAWFVQTWWLVQSLLFHTSPQVLYGWRRFLLKLFGAKIGKNVMFRPSVSVTYPWKLTIGEDCWIGDHVTLYTLGPIVIGNDTVISQHSYLAAASHDYTKPSFDIFAKQITVEDEVWIAAHCFIGPGVTVGRGAVVGSCSVTFKDVPPMMVCMGNPLKVIRPRVVTDTATR; translated from the coding sequence ATGACCGCTCCTTCCAGGTCATTCGAGCCAAATGACCGGATCGCAATCACCGGTCCGGTGCAGGACCTCTCCGCACACCACCTGCCGCCCAACTTCCGCGGTCGCCCGGCATGGTTCGTGCAGACCTGGTGGCTAGTGCAATCGCTGCTCTTTCACACCTCGCCGCAAGTTCTATATGGCTGGAGACGCTTTCTGCTGAAGCTCTTCGGCGCAAAGATTGGTAAGAATGTGATGTTTCGTCCCAGCGTCTCGGTGACCTATCCCTGGAAGCTCACCATCGGCGAGGATTGCTGGATCGGCGATCACGTCACGCTCTACACGCTCGGACCTATCGTCATCGGCAACGACACAGTCATCTCGCAGCACTCTTATCTCGCCGCCGCTTCACACGACTACACCAAACCGTCCTTCGATATCTTCGCAAAGCAGATCACCGTCGAAGACGAAGTCTGGATTGCCGCTCACTGCTTCATTGGCCCCGGAGTTACCGTTGGGCGCGGCGCGGTGGTCGGCTCGTGCAGTGTCACATTCAAGGACGTTCCGCCGATGATGGTCTGCATGGGCAATCCACTCAAGGTGATCCGGCCGCGCGTCGTCACGGATACTGCAACGCGTTGA